From Coccinella septempunctata chromosome 4, icCocSept1.1, whole genome shotgun sequence, a single genomic window includes:
- the LOC123311930 gene encoding Y+L amino acid transporter 2, translated as MLADALRHYKKSVTHGLTVDSWKHVVFSSFRKKRKMGANNQNSNGAGGSSDKGAIKLKKELGLIDGIAIIVGVIIGAGIFVSPKGVLRYSGSIGQSILVWILSGVLSMIGALCYAELGTMIPKSGGDYAYINEAFGPLPAFLYMWVALFILVPTGNAITAITFAQYIFQPFWGTCEAPFLAVRLIAAATTCLLTVINCYDVKLVARVQEIFTCTKIFALCIIVGAGIYHLCSGHTEYLQSPMTDTKWEPGYIALAFYSGLFSYSGWNYLNYVTEELKDPYRNLPRAIIISMPVVTTVYVVTNIAYFVVLSREEILSSEAVAVTFGDKMLGMFSYCVPIFVAISTFGSLNGAIFASARLFFVGARNGHLPRAIALIDVKRLTPVPSLVFMCIITLVLITIPDVYVLINFVSFVEALFITMSIVGLLYMRRTKPDLKRPIRVNLILPCLFFVICAFLVTLPCYVTPMVVGIATGFILCGIPVYLVTVAWKGQPDWLKMAFTKFNDGCAKLFMCVPEEDYKDQ; from the exons ATGCTGGCGGACGCGCTGCGGCACTATAAGAAAAGTGTAACGCATGGTTTGACGGTTGACAGTTGGAAACACGTGGTTTTCAGTAGTTTtcggaaaaaacgaaaaatgggcgcgaacaatcaaaattcgaaCGGAGccggtggttcgtctgataagGGTGCCATAAAGTTGAAGAAGGAGCTGGGTTTAATAGATGGAATAGCCATAATCGTGGGTGTTATTATTGGGGCAGGAATTTTCGTGTCCCCCAAAGGAGTATTGAGGTATTCCGGAAGTATAGGACAGAGTATTCTGGTATGGATTCTATCCGGAGTATTGTCCATGATTGGGGCTTTGTGCTACGCGGAATTGG gTACTATGATACCAAAGTCTGGGGGAGACTATGCTTACATCAACGAAGCTTTCGGTCCACTTCCTGCATTTCTGTACATGTGGGTGGCCTTATTCATCCTTGTACCTACCGGAAATGCCATAACCGCTATAACGTTCGCCCAGTATATTTTCCAGCCTTTTTGGGGAACCTGTGAGGCTCCATTCCTTGCAGTGAGACTCATTGCCGCGGCAACAACTTGCCTTTTGACTGTCATCAATTGTTATGACGTTAAATTGGTAGCAAG GGTGCAAGAGATTTTCACTTGTACTAAGATCTTCGCTTTGTGCATCATAGTCGGTGCTGGTATATACCATTTGTGCAGTGGTCATACGGAATATTTACAATCACCAATGACCGATACAAAATGGGAACCAGGATACATCGCCCTAGCCTTTTATTCAGGATTGTTCTCTTACTCAGGCTGGAATTATTTGAATTATGTTACTGAAGAACTGAAAGATCCTTATAG GAATCTTCCAAGAGCCATCATCATCTCGATGCCGGTAGTCACAACGGTTTACGTAGTGACTAACATAGCCTACTTCGTAGTTTTGAGCAGAGAGGAAATTTTATCTTCAGAAGCTGTTGCTGTCACGTTCGGAGATAAGATGCTGGGGATGTTCTCTTATTGTGTGCCAATAtttgtggccatatccaccttCGGCTCTTTAAACGGTGCGATCTTCGCTTCTGCCAGGTTGTTCTTCGTTGGTGCTAGGAATGGCCATCTACCCAGAGCTATTGCTTTGATAGATGTCAAGAGGCTGACGCCTGTTCCATCCTTGGTCTTCATG TGCATCATAACATTGGTATTGATAACGATACCAGATGTGTACGTCTTGATAAATTTCGTTTCTTTCGTGGAAGCCCTCTTCATAACCATGAGCATCGTTGGACTGCTTTATATGAGGCGTACAAAACCTGACTTGAAGAGACCCATAAGGGTCAACCTGATACTGCCATGCCTATTTTTCGTCATTTGTGCCTTCTTAGTTACATTGCCCTGTTATGTGACACCCATGGTTGTTGGCATAGCGACAG GTTTCATCCTGTGTGGAATCCCGGTGTACCTGGTGACAGTTGCTTGGAAAGGTCAACCTGATTGGCTGAAGATGGCATTCACCAAATTTAACGATGGTTGTGCCAAATTATTTATGTGCGTTCCTGAAGAAGATTACAAGGATCAATGA